TCCCACCTGACCCAGCGTGGCCCGGCATTCCAGCCTAATGAGCCGCACCTCTCCTGAAGGCAGGCGTACATGGCCGTAATCACCCTCCTTTGCCACAAGCTGCGCATAGGTTCCCGCGCCGCGTGCGATCTGACCACCCTTGCCCGGCTTGAGCTCCACGTTGTGGATAAAAGTGCCCAACGGGATATTGCGCAATGGCATGGCATTGCCAATCCTAATCTCGGGCTTGTCACCAGACACTACCTCGTCGCCTACCTTCAAGCCCACTGGCGCCAGGATGTAGCGCTTCTCGCCGTCCGCATAGTGCAACAATGCCACATTGGCCGAACGATTGGGATCGTACTGGATAGAGGCCACCCGCGCCGGAATCTCCAATTTGTCGCGTTTGAAGTCGATGATTCGATAGGCACGTTTGTGCCCTCCACCTCGCCGCCGGCTGGTAATCCTGCCCGTGTTGTTCCGACCACCCGTCTTATTCAGCGGAAGCAACAAACTCTTTTCCGGCTTGCTCTCGGTAATCTCGTCGAATGCCGAGACCGTGCGAAACCTC
The DNA window shown above is from candidate division KSB1 bacterium and carries:
- the rplB gene encoding 50S ribosomal protein L2, giving the protein MAIKTFKPVTPTLRFRTVSAFDEITESKPEKSLLLPLNKTGGRNNTGRITSRRRGGGHKRAYRIIDFKRDKLEIPARVASIQYDPNRSANVALLHYADGEKRYILAPVGLKVGDEVVSGDKPEIRIGNAMPLRNIPLGTFIHNVELKPGKGGQIARGAGTYAQLVAKEGDYGHVRLPSGEVRLIRLECRATLGQVGNVEHDALSLGKAGASRWLGRRPKVRGVAMNPVDHPMGGGEGKSSGGRHPCSPWGQLAKGLKTRGRKPSDKLIIRRRKA